The Dama dama isolate Ldn47 chromosome X, ASM3311817v1, whole genome shotgun sequence nucleotide sequence ACATCATACCTGTGAGCAAACTCTGATCCAGTCCCTACGCTGGGAAGACAGGCTTGCCTTTGACTCACCTGGTGATTTCAGTGAGAGATGGCAACAGGGCAGTAAGCTGTGGTGTTGCCTAACTGCTGCTCCTGGACTGCTCCTTATGTTATTACACTGATAGGAAAATTCTGGACCTGTCTCTCATTCAACACTGCAGAGGGGGCATCAGATCATGCAACATCCAGCCATGTCACACCAGAATTTCCAATATCTGCTGCCTCCATGCGagacaaaaaactaaaagtactaCCATTTCATTGAAATACACTGGTCCATTCTTTCATTCACTAATAACTCAATATATATTGGGCTTAAAATTTACActattccatggctgattcatgtcaatgtgtgacagaacccactgcaatgttgtggagtatttagcctccaactaataaaaataaatgaaaaaaaaatttacactattccatttgaaatagctctttaCTCCGCAGTAGAAATAAGAggttaagaaagaaaatgtgtacaTGGGCAAATTTaagggtaaaaaatgagatgggaTGGCTCCTTCACATTAACTTTTAATCTTGCTCAAGTTTCAAGGCATTGAAGATTAAGTAATCAATCCTTGGACTTCACTTCCCCATTCAACCACAtgcctctctttctcttcatttctgtctctggtttccttttctctctcagaaCGAGATCTCATTTTCTGtagataaatacacaaataaatacacaaatatatatatatatacacacacacacacaaatatgtatatacCTACATAAGCAAACTTCAAGGAAGACATAATaaagatgaaaactttaaagGGGTACCTTTGGGTGGTATGTTGTGGAACAATGATTTTCCCTGCTCCCCACTAGACATCTACTGTGACATAAAGAGTGGAATGAACCTCAGGCACAGTGCATCAAGATAAAAGTGCCTGAAAACCCAATTGTCTATACAGACAGGTGCAGGATTCACCAAACTCACAAAAATGATTCAAGCCTGCTCAAAACAACTAGAAGCTTACTATGTACCAAGAATGAAATGTTCCAggttaaaataactgaaataaacaaggaaaacaaTTTACCTTCAAGTTCCCATTAATTATTCGTCCACTCCTCTCAGTTCCCTCCCAACTCCATGCAAACCCGGCAGTCACTTCTGAGACTATTAGAGGTGATTCCACACTGGGAGGAGAAAgcccacaccatttcatgctactcagggGAGAGGTGGAACATGAAAGTGGTCGACAGTGCAGGCACTGTGATGGAGAATGCAGACGCTGAGCTTCACTGGGACTGGCTTCCCTCACAAACAGCTCGTCATTCACTATACAAAGACTGGAGGAAAAGTGCACATGTGGACAATTTATGGATGGACCACCTGCACCCCAATCCTGACTGCTCCCACTAACATTCAGCAACCAGATCCCTTCCATACCCTCCTGTGTCTGTACCCAGGCTCCTTgactggttcctctgcccctcACACAGAGCTCACCTTCAGAGAGATTTTCTACCAGCTTCACTCAATGAACAGGCtgatccccaacccagggacaacTTCACATTTACCCTGAACAGTAACCCAGTACACAGCAGTACAGGGGTGTACAGTCTGATCCCCATTTTCAGAAGAAGACACTGAGTCACAGACAGATCATGtgacttgaccaaggtcacacagagagtGAGCATTGGCTCAAGGAGAGAACCCATGTGCTGATTCCAGAGCCCATGCTACTCCTAACCACTAGGCTAGACTGGTCCTTGGATCTCCCTGCTGGCTTTCCACACTACTGAGTCAGCCTAAGATCTGCATCACCACATGCCCAGGGCCCTGAGCCCAGGCTGGATGGGCCATCCTGCCCACAACATGGCTCTCACCTGGAAGAGCTGATGGGAGTAGTGATGAAGGTCCTGGTGAAGGCATGCACACAGCCCTGAGAACTTCCTTCcacttcaacaacaaaaaacaaacaataagcaAGAATACCCCTTAGAGCCCCACGTGTTTACAGGCTCCCACATCATTCCCGAGTCAGGGTCTGACTTGACACTCATGCTGAGGGGACAGCTGTTCACTTGGGGAGCCTGGGTGTCAGGAATGGGGAAGGCAACTGTAGGAGATGTCTGCTCCCAGTGACATGTCCCCATGACAACCACTTCACAAGTTCATGGGATGCATTTTTCTCCGTTGCCGAAGAGATGGATATTATGAGGAAACTGTGAGGTTAAGTAGTAGCCCAGGTTCTCAGTGTAAGGATCTGGTATGGCAGCCACCAAACTCCACAGCCTGTGTCCCTAATGCCCAGGGTGGGCAGGGCAGACATGGACCCAGTTAAGACCTGGGTTGTCTGTGGGAAGACTGAgggctggcaggggtggggggaggtgaggtcggggaggggaaggggagaatCTGGAAGGAAGAGTTCTGGTGGGAGGGAGCCTGACCAGGTGAGAGAGCAGTGTGGCATCTAGGGGGAGCGGGCTGCACATACTCACCTTCCTTGAACACCCCACTGACAGAGAAACAGAGCATGGTTTCCTAATAGGCAAGAGACCAGGTACTCAGTCACCCCTCAACCTCTTCCCCGCCAGTGGCTTCCTGCCTCCCACTACCAACGGAGGAGCAGGTACTCACCGTCTGGAAACACATGTCCACCATGAAGGAGCTGAAGTCATGCTGAGTTTTGGGCAATGCACAGAGGGCATGCACAATGTCATGTTTTGTGTGTTTCAGCATTTGGACACGCAGGTCTGTgggggagaggaagaaagggaaggtcAGGGCAGCCACACCATGGATGCTATGATTGGCCCCCTCACAGCACTTCCCACCTAGCTTTCCCACCACACACTCACTTGGGTCCTTGAGCTTCTCTGTATTCCTCTTGTCCTTGAAGTACAGGCGCATGCTGCTTCTAGGAGACACAGAGGAAGCTTGGGTGGTAGTCTAGCCATCATAGGTGTCAGCAGGAGCTGGCCTGCATCTGCTGGGGAACCACACAGCCTGGGGGAGGAGTCTAGGCTGTGATACTCACAATCCTGAGTCCTTGGGGTGGAATGGAATCGTTAGGAAGAAGCAGGCCTCCTCGTGATAAAAATCCAGGAGTCCCTGGCGATCTCCATAGTCATGAATCAAGTAATACCTGAGGGAAGCAGTGAGTACAATCTATCTCTCTGGTCTGGAGTTTGGGTGGTCACCCTTTCCTAGACCTCCCCTTGTTCAGATTCCCAGGGGTACTTACTCCTGCAGGAATTGCAGGATTTGACTGTTCACCTGATCAAATCCAAAGAAACTTCCCTGCAATCAAAACAGTCCTCAGGACAAGGGCTGACACACCCTCATGTACCACCTAGGACCCTGCTGGATCCAATATGCTCACCTTGCACATTGATAAGAACTTGGGAACTTCAATAGCACGCTTAGAACCTGAGAGTGTCTCCTGGCCATCctgaaggagggaagaagaagTCAGCAGTGCAGTCCAGGATGTGGTGTTGGATGATCAGGGAAAAGGATGGgcccaggatggggtgggggtctgAGGTCAGAGGAGAAAGGGTCCTGGAAATGCCAGTGGCAGGACTACATTTTCAATTATCTTCATGGTTTCCCCAAAGCCTATGGCGTACAAGGCTGAAGAAGATCCAGAGCTTTTTCAGACTCTCACAGAGAATGGTACACCTCCCTCCCACAGGACATTTAAGGGTCAGGTTCAAAAATAGAATGTGGACAGTTCCTAACATGTTTCAGAGTAGTTTGAGGGCACTGTCGATGCTATTTAGTGGAGTCTGTGATCAAGGAATGCACTTACCAAGCTTAGTAACCTAGGGAACAATTCCAGGATGGTGTTGCCAAAAtcaagacaaaagagaaaagtcAGTGAAACTGTGGAGATGACCCTCCTCATTGGAGCAAGTCACTCACAGCAATCACAGCCCTGTGTGCCCCCCACAGAACCCAGTATCTTAGCATTCCAGGGCCCTGGTCACCACTCCATGGACTGACCTAGAGGGAGACTGTTCCCTCCACTCCTTCCTACCactccctcctccatctcctttCTCCTGGTTAGCTCCCAGCCAGACTGTCctgactcccttctccagtgccacaaggACCAACACCTCAAATTCAGTCTGCCAGGcctgccttccctcccttccttccttcctcacgGGCCCACTGAAGGCTATGCAGAGAACAGGGAATGGGGGGAGACCCCAGTGCTTTGCTATATCACAGGTTGTCTGACACTCTGTCAAGTCAGAACAAACCTCAGGGATAACCAGGTGTTATGTTAGGGAGGTGAGCAAGGTGGGGCTCAGGAGGTAGGGAGAGGGAgtggagggaagaggggagagatGAGAGAGAAATAGGGATGCAGAGACAAGGCAGAGAGTGACCTTATGTTGGTTGACTTATCAGGGAAGTTGGTGCACACGGCATTTCTGTCTGCACATATCCCTTCTGGTTCCAGCTGCTGACCCTTGTCCATCTGCCCTTCAGCCTTCACCTGGAATTATGAGTAAAACCCACATCTACCAGATATCTCTTCATCCATACCTTCCTTTCCCTACAAATCCACTTCCCCTCATCTGTTACCACCCCATGAACCCTCCTACCTTCCTTTCAAGGGAGGATCTGGGTGCCCCACCTCACCTCAGTGTTGGAGATGTTCAAGTTCTGGGCGTTGGAAGCATTCCTCATAATTGTGGACAGGCCATCCAGCAGGTAGGGTTTCTTGTTGCTTAGGTCCAAGGGCGAAAACTATGATGAGGAAAGGGAATGAGGACCCCAAAGGGAATACCTGAGACATATCTGCCTCTTCTACCTAATCGCTCCCTCCCTCACCATCGGTCCCAACATTGGGCCTAAGTCCTCACCATGGGCCTGATCCCTGGAAGGATGTGCAGGGAAACAACCATGCCATTTCT carries:
- the LOC133052203 gene encoding nuclear RNA export factor 3-like, giving the protein MGNRTTHIFDWLLASVEFVNLVMPSRWAEPVAHQASGSVAGSRKCVRPSITELSHTATSLLTAPRLRAHDRFISSPPPLPRWSHPRGSCLRKNKLRVPLRECSPHVSYIVLQCLRFLGYPREHTNKVNPLQRRAPSWGVYRRRYTYWSEQVISQQQQDRDSEESDACMDNQARDARCELPSHHWRSSFQKQDQMHIYMETKQKPPEKRMGRNRQDETLGSWFKIIIPFGIKYDEKWLLNLIQKQSSVPFIAFEFHYEKMQAQFFVENANIACALKNINGKIFNEINEKIFILVEPCESPQSVQKVLTFEKVEQIKPLYPLSWLPGDLMTCDIGMTQNCRNGMVVSLHILPGIRPMFSPLDLSNKKPYLLDGLSTIMRNASNAQNLNISNTEVKAEGQMDKGQQLEPEGICADRNAVCTNFPDKSTNISTILELFPRLLSLDGQETLSGSKRAIEVPKFLSMCKGSFFGFDQVNSQILQFLQEYYLIHDYGDRQGLLDFYHEEACFFLTIPFHPKDSGLSSMRLYFKDKRNTEKLKDPNLRVQMLKHTKHDIVHALCALPKTQHDFSSFMVDMCFQTETMLCFSVSGVFKEVEGSSQGCVHAFTRTFITTPISSSSLCIVNDELFVREASPSEAQRLHSPSQCLHCRPLSCSTSPLSSMKWCGLSPPSVESPLIVSEVTAGFAWSWEGTERSGRIINGNLKKMRSRSEREKETRDRNEEKERHVVEWGSEVQGLIT